The DNA sequence CCGACCGGCGCGGCCACCCCGGCCACGCGGGCGGCGACGACGAACAACGCCAGGTGCCCGGCCAGCGTCGCGACCGACAGGAGGCCCACGGCGGGCCACGTCTCGCGGGTCAGCAGGCCGAGGCGGACGTCGGCGAGGGTGGCGGCGAAGCCGCGGCGCACCTTCGACGGGCTGTGGATCCAGCGGCCGCCGGCCACCCGGCCGACCACCACCGCGGCGACCGCGAGCAGCACCACGACGACCCCGCAGAGCGTCACGACCTGGCGGAACGCGCCCGGCACGACCCCCGGCCAGGCCAGCACGACGGTGACGGCGGAGCCGATCAGCACGACCTGCCCGGCCGTGCGTTCGAGGACGACGGCGCGCACGCCGCGCGGCACGTCACCGGACTCGCGGCCGTGCTGCACCGCGCGGTGGACGTCGCCGAGGACGCCCGCGGGCAGCACGCCGTTGAGGAACAGCGCGCGGTAGTAGTCGCCGACCGCGGTGCGCAGGGAAAGCCGCAGGCCGAGCCGGGTGGCGACGATCTGCCAGCGGCCCGCGCTGAACAGCGTCGTCGCGAAGCCGATGCCGAGCGCGGCCAACACGCCGACGGTGTCGATCCGGCCGAGGCCGTCGAGGAAGGCGTCGCTGCCGAGCTGCCAGACGAGCACCGCGAGGATGCCGACGGCGCCGAGGATGCGCAGCCAGGCGAGCGCGCGCTTCACGCCGCCACCTCCAGGCTCGGCGGCAGGACCAGCAGGTCGCCGTGGTGGATCACCGCGTGCAGCTCGTGGGACTGTGCCATCTCGAGCCGGCGCTGCAGGTAGACGTCGGCGGCCGGGAGCAGGTCCGGGACCTGCTCGACGGCGGCGCCCACCCAGCCGCGCAGCCACTGGCGCTGCAGTTCGGCCTGGTCGGGTCCGAGGCGCCAAGCGCTTTCCGCGCGGAGCACGGTCGCGCCGAGCCGGCCGAACGCGGTCGCGGCGACGTCCAGGGCGGCCGGGCCGAGCAGGCGGCGGCCTCCGGTGATCCGGCGCTGGTGGGCGTTGAACGCGGCGGCGATCTCGTCGTCGAGCGGGTCGGCGGGCGACAGCTCGACGCGGCCGTCCACCGAGAGCATCAGCAGCGCCGCGCAGCCGGCCCCGACGATGGCGCCGGCCAGCGCGGTGACCTCGTCCTTGGTCAGCAGGTCGAGCAGCGCGGACGCGGTGACCAGCGACGTCCCGTCGAGGTCCGGCGCGCGCAGCGCCGTGACGTCGCGCTGTTCGGTGACGACGTCGACGGGGCTGCCGTCGAGCGCGGTCCGCGGCAGGCCCGCCCGGGCGTGGGCCAGCAGGGCGGTGTCGTGGTCGTGCAGGATCCAGTGCTGGGTGCCGGGCAGCCGCGCGGCCAGCCAGCGGCCGAGCGAGCCGGTGCCGCAGCCGAGGTCGCGGATGACGACCTCTTCGTCGTCCGGCAGGAACTCCCGGAGCGGTTCGAGCAGCTGGGGCGCGCGGGCCGCCGCGTCGGCGGGTTCCCGCAGGCTCAGCCACTCGGGCGAGTAGGCACTCGTGTCGCATGATTCACTCGCAAGCT is a window from the Amycolatopsis sp. NBC_00355 genome containing:
- a CDS encoding lysylphosphatidylglycerol synthase transmembrane domain-containing protein → MKRALAWLRILGAVGILAVLVWQLGSDAFLDGLGRIDTVGVLAALGIGFATTLFSAGRWQIVATRLGLRLSLRTAVGDYYRALFLNGVLPAGVLGDVHRAVQHGRESGDVPRGVRAVVLERTAGQVVLIGSAVTVVLAWPGVVPGAFRQVVTLCGVVVVLLAVAAVVVGRVAGGRWIHSPSKVRRGFAATLADVRLGLLTRETWPAVGLLSVATLAGHLALFVVAARVAGVAAPVGQLLPLMILALLAMGLPLNVGGFGPREGVCALLFGAAGLGAAQGVTVAVVYGVLTLVASLPGAGVLLVRSVAGFRLARAPHAGTVVPAPRTAADVPVESEMGLKS
- a CDS encoding class I SAM-dependent methyltransferase, which encodes MSELASESCDTSAYSPEWLSLREPADAAARAPQLLEPLREFLPDDEEVVIRDLGCGTGSLGRWLAARLPGTQHWILHDHDTALLAHARAGLPRTALDGSPVDVVTEQRDVTALRAPDLDGTSLVTASALLDLLTKDEVTALAGAIVGAGCAALLMLSVDGRVELSPADPLDDEIAAAFNAHQRRITGGRRLLGPAALDVAATAFGRLGATVLRAESAWRLGPDQAELQRQWLRGWVGAAVEQVPDLLPAADVYLQRRLEMAQSHELHAVIHHGDLLVLPPSLEVAA